One Buteo buteo chromosome 31, bButBut1.hap1.1, whole genome shotgun sequence genomic region harbors:
- the LOC142025965 gene encoding olfactory receptor 14A16-like encodes MVWILLRGVSPTLLCFPPWTGPYVQWKQMSNGSSITEFLLLTFADTSELQLLHFWLFLGIYLAALLGNGLIITAIACDHHLHTPMYFFLLNLSLLDLGAISTIVPKSMANSLWDTRAISYTECAAQVSLFLFLMSAEYFLLTVMAYDRYIAICKPLHYGTLLGSRACVHMAAAAWGSGFLHAVLHTANTFSLPFCKGNAVDQFFCEIPQILKLSCSDSFLREAGLLISTSFLAFGCFVFILLSYVQIFRAVLRIPSEQRRHKAFSTCLPHLAVVSLVISTGVFSCLKPSSTSSPSLDVVLAVLYSVVPPALNPLIYSMRNQELKDALRKLVTEWFSAATVFLRSSASESQCMT; translated from the coding sequence ATGGTTTGGATTCTTCTCAGAGGAGTCTCCCCTACCTTactgtgttttcctccttgGACAGGTCCCTATGTCCAGTGGAAGCAGATGTCCAACGGCAGCTCCATCACAGAGTTCCTCCTCTTGACATTTGCAGACACAAGcgagctgcagctcttgcacttctggctcttcctgggcatctacctggctgccctcctgggaaACGGCCTCATCATCACAGCCATAGCCTGTGACCACCACCTCCACacccccatgtacttcttcctcctcaacctctccctcctcgaTCTGGGCGCCATCTCCACCATTGTCCCCAAATCCATGGCCAATTCCCTCTGGGACACCAGGGCCATCTCTTACACAGAATGTGCTGCTcaagtttctctctttttatttctgatgtcagcagagtattttcttctcactgtcatggcctatgaccgctacattgccatctgcaaacccctgcactacgggaccctcctgggcagcagagcttgtgtccacatggcagcagctgcctggggcagtgggtttctccatgctgtgctgcacactgccaatacattttcactaccgTTCTGCAAGGGCAATGCTgtggaccagttcttctgtgaaatcccccagatcctcaagctctcctgctcagaCTCCTTCCTCAGGGAAGCTGGGCTTCTtatttcaacttcttttttagcttttgggtgttttgttttcattttactgtcCTATGTTCAGATCTTCAGGGCCGTGCTGAGGATCCCCTCTGAGCAGAGacggcacaaagccttttccacgtgcctccctcacctggctGTCGTCTCCCTGGTTATCAGCACTGGAGTGTTTTCTTGCCTGAAGCCTTCAtctacctcctccccatccctggatgTGGTGTTAGCTGTTCTGTACTCAGTGGTTCCTCCAGCTCTGAACcccctcatctacagcatgagaAACCAGGAGCTCAAGGATGCCCTGAGAAAACTGGTAACTGAATGGTTTTCAGCAGCCACAGTCTTCCTACGTTCCTCTGCAAGTGAATCCCAGTGTATGACATGA
- the LOC142025977 gene encoding olfactory receptor 14A16-like, which produces MPNSSSMTEFLLLAFSDRRELQLLHFWLFLGIYLAALLGNGLVITTVACDHHLHTPMYFFLLNLSFLDLGAISNTVPKSMANSLWDTRAISHPGCAAQVFLLVFLMSAECFLLTVMAYDRYVAICKPLHYSTLLGSRACVHMAAAAWGCGFLYAVLHTANTFSLPLCQGNAVDQFFCEIPQILKLSCSGAYLREVGLIAVGVCLAFGCFVFIVLSYGQIFRAVLRIPSEQGRHKAFSTCLPHLAVVSLFISTAIFVYLKPPSISSPYLDLVLAVLYSVVPPVVNPLIYSMRNQDLRDGIRKLITWLYVEGEKV; this is translated from the exons ATGCCCAACAGCAGTTCCATGACtgagttcctcctcctggcattttcAGACAGacgggagctgcagctcttgcacttctggctcttcctgggcatctacctggctgccctcctgggaaATGGCCTCGTCATCACCACTGTAGCCTGCGACCACCACCTCCACacacccatgtacttcttcctcctcaacctctccttCCTCGACCTGGGTGCCATCTCCAACACTGTTCCCAAATCCATGGCCAATTCCCTGTGGGACACCAGGGCCATTTCCCACCCAGGATGTGCTGCACAGGTCTTTCTGTTAGTCTTTTTGATGTCAGCAGAGTGTTTCCTTCTCACTGTCATGGCCTATgaccgctacgttgccatctgcaaacccctgcactacagcaccctcctgggcagcagagcttgtgtccacatggcagcagctgcctggggctgtgggttcctctatgctgtgctgcacactgccaatacattttcactacccctctgccaaggcaatgctgtggaccagttcttctgtgaaatcccccagatcctcaagctctcctgctcaggtgcctacctcagggaagttgggTTAATTGCAGTTGGTGTCTGTTTAgcatttgggtgttttgttttcattgtactGTCCTAtgggcagatcttcagggctgtgctgaggatTCCCTCCGAGCAGGGacggcacaaagccttttccacgtgcctccctcacctggctGTGGTCTCCCTGTTTATCAGCACTGCCATATTTGTctacctgaagcccccctccatctcgTCCCCATACCTGGACCTCGTGCTGGCAGTTCTGTACTCGGTGGTGCCTCCCGTTGTGAACcccctcatctacagcatgaggaaTCAGGACCTCAGGGATGGCATTAGGAAACTGATTACATGG CTTTATGTAGAGGGAGAGAAAGTGTGA